Proteins encoded in a region of the Halorubrum hochsteinianum genome:
- a CDS encoding metal ABC transporter permease, which translates to MSGTVAPVPLQASALDTALAPFYWILEVWSGLMTELYNATGIEILQYAFMHRALLVGLCIGVMAPLIGTFLVHRQLALIGDALAHTAFAGVAVGLFLNATIDFGVTPYLTAVVVAMISALFIELISEVTDAYNDVSMAIVLSTGFALGTTLISINAGGLAVGVDQYLFGNLSTVTSQSAALLLVLFAIIVAVVGITRNQLLYVTFDQTAAEVSGLPVKWYNRVVVMLTAMVVVGAMQIMGVILVAAMLVVPVAGASQVSRSFNESILVSIVLAEIAVLAGIGISYYAGTIAGGVIVLTAVAIYVAAVVLGKLQTAFGEEETPEMGSIDMGEARPSDD; encoded by the coding sequence ATGAGCGGGACGGTGGCTCCGGTCCCGCTCCAAGCGAGCGCGCTCGACACGGCACTGGCCCCGTTCTACTGGATCCTCGAGGTCTGGTCGGGCTTGATGACGGAGCTATACAACGCGACGGGTATTGAGATACTCCAGTACGCCTTCATGCACCGGGCGCTATTGGTCGGCCTCTGTATCGGGGTGATGGCCCCGCTCATCGGGACGTTTCTCGTCCACCGCCAGCTGGCGCTCATCGGGGACGCGCTTGCACACACTGCGTTCGCAGGCGTCGCCGTCGGACTGTTCCTGAACGCGACCATCGATTTCGGTGTCACGCCGTATCTCACGGCTGTCGTCGTCGCGATGATCTCGGCGCTGTTCATCGAACTCATCTCCGAGGTGACCGACGCCTACAACGACGTGTCGATGGCGATCGTCCTCTCGACGGGCTTTGCCCTGGGGACGACGCTCATCAGTATCAACGCTGGTGGCCTGGCTGTTGGCGTCGACCAGTACCTGTTCGGGAACCTCTCGACGGTCACCTCCCAGAGCGCGGCACTGCTCCTGGTCCTGTTTGCCATCATCGTCGCAGTGGTCGGAATCACCCGCAATCAGCTGTTGTACGTCACCTTCGACCAGACGGCCGCCGAGGTGTCGGGACTACCGGTGAAATGGTACAACCGCGTCGTGGTGATGTTGACCGCGATGGTCGTCGTAGGCGCGATGCAGATTATGGGGGTCATACTCGTGGCCGCGATGCTCGTCGTGCCCGTCGCCGGCGCGTCGCAGGTCTCTCGGAGCTTCAACGAATCGATACTCGTGTCAATCGTTCTCGCCGAAATCGCGGTCCTGGCCGGGATCGGTATCTCGTACTACGCGGGGACGATCGCGGGCGGGGTCATCGTCCTCACGGCGGTGGCGATCTACGTCGCCGCCGTCGTGCTTGGAAAACTCCAGACGGCCTTCGGTGAGGAGGAGACCCCTGAGATGGGAAGTATCGACATGGGGGAAGCCAGACCGAGTGACGACTGA
- a CDS encoding metal-dependent transcriptional regulator, producing MSSSDSDTPDAPESLPAITPKMEDYLRRIYRLEQEADGRVSNSEIAQQLGVTQASVTSMLGTLSNRGLIDWEQYRPVRLTTEGEELALRVVRRHRLAETMLAELFGYAISEVDTEADILEHHLSERLCREIERKLDMPETDPHGDPIPDSNLDLPQSENVTSLVEIEESASVEVTRILTQDDEVLEYLVSIGLEPTERLHLNEITPIGMMVVTIGDASEQTSLPRRLASQILVSPLDDQ from the coding sequence ATGAGTTCATCCGATTCTGACACCCCAGACGCGCCGGAGTCGTTGCCAGCGATCACGCCGAAGATGGAAGACTATCTCCGTCGCATCTACCGTCTCGAACAGGAGGCCGACGGCCGGGTGTCCAACTCGGAAATCGCCCAACAGCTCGGCGTCACCCAAGCTTCAGTGACGAGTATGCTGGGTACGCTCTCGAATCGGGGGCTGATCGACTGGGAACAGTATCGCCCGGTTCGGCTCACGACCGAGGGCGAGGAACTCGCCCTCCGAGTGGTCCGCAGACACCGGCTCGCCGAGACGATGCTCGCGGAGCTGTTCGGGTACGCGATAAGCGAAGTCGACACCGAGGCCGACATCTTGGAACATCACCTCAGCGAGCGGCTCTGTCGAGAGATCGAACGGAAACTCGATATGCCAGAAACCGACCCACACGGTGATCCAATCCCCGACAGTAACCTTGACCTCCCTCAGTCAGAGAATGTTACCTCGCTAGTTGAAATTGAGGAATCGGCGAGTGTAGAAGTCACGCGGATCTTGACGCAGGATGACGAGGTACTAGAGTATCTCGTTTCGATCGGGCTGGAACCGACTGAACGCCTCCACCTCAACGAAATCACACCGATTGGAATGATGGTCGTTACTATCGGGGACGCAAGTGAACAGACAAGTCTTCCAAGAAGACTGGCCTCACAGATACTGGTTTCGCCGCTGGATGACCAGTAA
- a CDS encoding transposase — protein MFADHESRRTVFQRIAQQPYVEWPAYDSTPLYDRTSIAGLESDIRVVSGVWFTHPDHNSLEGLVCELPIAYFRFGAHDCYGSSTRYEMATLFRMFVLKELYGWEHETSLVEYLDSNSGFCERLGLGSVPNQSTLWRSWNERFTRDLRETVQKAARTILIKAQNADVAVPREPDRTLPDRGDDATGSDPDDQALLDKAGTITKHVDRVVFPAFSLNRGEGCEIPENAYWGLQTYLGLRENLAANEGARSFIHESTRDRTPLGHGHRDQIRDLPIEQIREMYRQAVRQLIDEVAETEEFFRAGIVAIDITEADPFTGDRTGHEEEIIGTKEKTDEYAYQWATVQLVGNAVPIVLDARPVRKGESRGEIVEDLLDSAEELVHVDNVLMDREFDSQHVLEMLSQRGLSYIVPKRMQTSEKAQAKRLLQRDQDRYETGRKLHLGKNEWHETTLIYRRKQDSEHDDHRQYSVFMTNCGSGHLTEYGYRWEIESGYRSIKRFMAATTSKNFELRFFYFAFACLLYSIWRAVDLLVQVELTGEYKHSPMITADNTLTLLKKETGIG, from the coding sequence GTGTTCGCGGATCACGAGTCTCGACGCACTGTCTTTCAACGAATCGCCCAACAGCCGTACGTGGAGTGGCCAGCTTATGACTCGACACCGCTGTACGATCGAACCTCGATCGCCGGGTTAGAATCGGATATTAGAGTCGTCTCAGGAGTCTGGTTTACGCACCCTGATCATAACTCACTCGAAGGGCTCGTCTGCGAACTTCCGATAGCCTACTTTAGATTTGGGGCACACGACTGCTACGGAAGTTCGACACGCTACGAGATGGCCACCCTCTTTCGAATGTTCGTGCTGAAAGAACTCTACGGGTGGGAGCACGAAACATCTCTCGTAGAATACCTCGATAGCAACTCCGGATTCTGCGAACGCCTAGGATTGGGGTCGGTCCCCAATCAATCGACACTGTGGCGCAGCTGGAACGAGCGCTTCACGCGAGATCTCCGCGAAACGGTCCAGAAAGCGGCTCGAACGATTCTCATCAAAGCGCAGAACGCGGATGTCGCTGTACCACGGGAGCCAGACCGAACCCTTCCGGATCGAGGCGACGACGCTACTGGATCGGACCCTGACGACCAGGCCCTCCTCGACAAAGCAGGGACGATTACAAAGCACGTCGATCGCGTCGTTTTCCCTGCGTTCTCGCTCAATCGTGGTGAGGGCTGTGAGATCCCCGAGAACGCATACTGGGGCTTACAGACCTATCTCGGGCTCCGAGAGAACTTGGCAGCTAACGAGGGTGCTCGCAGCTTCATTCACGAGTCTACGCGTGATCGAACACCGCTCGGACACGGTCATCGCGACCAGATTCGTGACCTCCCTATCGAGCAGATTCGCGAGATGTACCGACAGGCGGTCCGACAGCTCATCGACGAGGTCGCAGAGACGGAGGAGTTCTTCCGCGCAGGGATCGTCGCCATCGACATCACCGAAGCTGACCCCTTCACAGGCGACCGCACGGGTCACGAGGAGGAAATTATTGGGACGAAGGAGAAGACCGACGAGTACGCCTACCAGTGGGCCACAGTCCAGTTGGTCGGGAACGCTGTTCCGATAGTACTAGATGCCCGCCCAGTACGGAAAGGCGAGTCACGCGGGGAGATCGTCGAGGACTTACTGGATTCGGCTGAAGAGCTCGTCCACGTCGATAACGTGCTGATGGATCGGGAATTCGACAGTCAGCACGTCCTGGAGATGCTCAGCCAGCGCGGACTCTCCTATATCGTCCCGAAGCGGATGCAGACCAGCGAGAAAGCCCAGGCCAAGCGGTTGCTCCAGCGCGACCAAGACCGATACGAGACCGGCCGGAAGCTCCATCTCGGCAAGAACGAATGGCACGAGACGACGCTGATCTACCGCCGGAAGCAGGACTCCGAGCACGACGACCACCGGCAATACTCGGTGTTCATGACGAACTGCGGGAGTGGTCATCTCACGGAGTACGGGTATCGGTGGGAAATCGAGAGCGGCTACCGATCGATAAAGCGGTTCATGGCCGCCACGACATCGAAAAACTTCGAGCTTCGATTCTTTTACTTCGCGTTCGCCTGTCTGCTGTACTCGATCTGGCGGGCAGTCGATCTACTCGTCCAGGTCGAGTTGACTGGCGAGTATAAGCACTCTCCGATGATTACAGCGGACAACACGCTGACGCTGCTGAAGAAGGAAACTGGAATCGGGTAG
- a CDS encoding phage integrase SAM-like domain-containing protein: protein MPERAPSTPLDDSFERYLQDKGKGRGGDGGNYRRNAARELERFAEWAAGDRGADDWTGIVPDDADRGPTFDDLDERVFREYARHLGGDRGLKQNTVQTYYRYISAWCGWCVNEGYLEAHYAQRASAMAPLPEDDGRKPGDQQAWTSEQRHALTRHVDERARDAVEAYTTFPEDTDPLDKQRGRYAALKAARDRALVFVLAYTAVRVGELLRDPNDPRRRGVRWEDLSLDDGSMDVYRKKQQWDAASLPDPVISPLRSYRQLMDPPTDRWPVFPTFDQRTLAELVREELAERGERPEAITEWRDEYARDLLLALDEDIRPPSITTDGARSILQRLSETAEIDINHPKHDYLAPHGGRRGMGEVLVRAFGYTVAARYLDNSEEMVRERYSHIEAGELGDVATEALEEVDSHT, encoded by the coding sequence ATGCCTGAACGAGCGCCTTCGACGCCGCTCGACGACAGCTTCGAGCGCTACCTCCAGGACAAAGGGAAAGGTCGTGGTGGGGACGGTGGGAACTATCGACGAAACGCAGCCCGCGAGCTCGAGCGGTTCGCCGAGTGGGCCGCCGGCGACCGCGGCGCCGACGACTGGACCGGGATCGTCCCCGACGACGCCGACCGCGGGCCGACCTTCGATGATCTCGACGAACGCGTGTTCCGGGAGTACGCCCGACATCTCGGTGGAGATCGGGGACTCAAGCAGAACACGGTACAAACCTATTACCGCTATATTTCTGCGTGGTGTGGCTGGTGCGTCAACGAGGGATATCTCGAGGCGCATTACGCGCAGCGGGCCAGTGCGATGGCGCCGCTGCCGGAGGACGACGGCCGCAAGCCCGGCGACCAGCAGGCCTGGACGTCCGAACAGCGCCACGCCCTCACCCGCCACGTCGACGAACGGGCCCGCGACGCCGTCGAGGCGTACACGACATTCCCAGAGGATACTGACCCCCTCGACAAGCAGCGAGGACGTTACGCGGCGCTGAAGGCGGCTCGTGACCGGGCTCTGGTGTTCGTCCTCGCGTACACCGCCGTCCGCGTCGGCGAACTCCTCCGGGACCCGAATGACCCGCGCCGACGCGGTGTTCGCTGGGAGGACCTCTCCCTCGACGACGGGAGTATGGACGTCTACCGGAAGAAACAGCAGTGGGACGCCGCCAGTCTTCCCGACCCGGTGATCTCGCCGCTCCGGAGCTACCGCCAGCTGATGGACCCACCCACGGATCGCTGGCCGGTGTTTCCGACGTTCGACCAACGGACGCTCGCGGAGCTCGTCCGGGAAGAGCTAGCCGAACGAGGAGAACGCCCGGAAGCGATTACTGAGTGGCGTGACGAATACGCTCGCGACCTCTTGCTGGCGCTCGATGAGGACATTCGGCCGCCGTCGATCACGACGGACGGCGCACGGTCGATTCTCCAACGCCTCTCCGAGACCGCAGAGATCGATATCAACCATCCGAAACACGATTATCTTGCTCCGCACGGTGGCCGACGCGGGATGGGGGAGGTACTTGTCCGTGCGTTTGGCTACACTGTTGCTGCTCGGTACTTAGACAACTCTGAGGAGATGGTGAGAGAACGGTATTCACATATTGAAGCTGGTGAGCTCGGTGACGTCGCAACTGAAGCACTAGAAGAGGTTGATAGTCACACCTAA
- a CDS encoding PadR family transcriptional regulator, giving the protein MHDLTGFQRDILYVTAGLEEPHGLAVKAELDDYYEQEINHGRLYPNLDDLVDKGLLEKGELDKRTNVYTVTKRGLREIEARREWEIQYLEDVNAPTTS; this is encoded by the coding sequence ATGCACGATCTAACTGGGTTCCAGCGGGACATCTTGTACGTGACCGCCGGGCTCGAGGAACCACACGGGCTCGCAGTAAAGGCCGAACTCGACGACTACTACGAACAGGAGATCAACCACGGACGGCTCTATCCGAATCTCGACGACCTCGTTGACAAAGGCCTCTTGGAGAAAGGTGAACTGGACAAACGGACAAACGTATACACGGTCACGAAACGTGGATTGCGGGAGATCGAGGCGCGACGAGAATGGGAAATCCAGTATTTAGAAGACGTGAACGCACCCACTACGTCGTAG
- the xseA gene encoding exodeoxyribonuclease VII large subunit encodes MADAPDTERQAVEPDAREVLSVSQLNDRIASVVQDTPALNGVRCIGEVTDLHKNSTALYFTLTDGDAELPCMIWANRYREMDADLEDGTEVILEGDIDYWVEGGKIDLKPWEVIVVGDGDQAAAVERLRSELEERGWFDDEQKQQPPTFPERVGVVTSLRGDARYDIQNAIHGQDPTVDILVKDATVQGSEAPTSIANGIHHLDRSEDVDAIIVGRGGGSDSNLQAFNTERVAEAIFTANNPVITAIGHTDDRLIADQVADVATITPTAAGEYIVNSRQEFLASEIEPLEQQLDAAYETFQQEHEHEQELAEAVDEATAPEGLPPIYYKVAIVVLLLLLLVITGLWLGVI; translated from the coding sequence ATGGCGGACGCACCGGATACCGAACGGCAGGCGGTCGAACCCGATGCGAGAGAGGTCCTTAGCGTGTCCCAGCTGAACGACCGAATCGCGTCGGTCGTCCAGGACACGCCTGCCCTCAACGGCGTCCGCTGTATCGGGGAGGTCACTGACCTCCACAAGAACAGTACGGCGCTCTACTTCACGCTCACCGACGGCGACGCCGAACTCCCCTGTATGATCTGGGCGAACCGCTACCGGGAGATGGACGCCGACCTCGAGGACGGGACTGAAGTCATCCTCGAGGGCGATATCGACTACTGGGTCGAAGGTGGGAAAATCGACCTCAAACCGTGGGAGGTGATCGTCGTCGGCGACGGCGACCAGGCGGCTGCCGTCGAACGACTGCGAAGCGAACTCGAAGAGCGTGGCTGGTTCGACGACGAGCAGAAACAACAGCCGCCGACGTTTCCGGAGCGGGTTGGCGTCGTCACGTCCCTTCGAGGAGACGCCCGGTACGATATCCAGAACGCGATCCACGGACAGGACCCCACCGTCGACATCCTGGTGAAGGACGCAACCGTCCAGGGGTCGGAGGCGCCGACGTCCATCGCGAACGGCATCCACCATCTTGACCGCTCGGAGGACGTCGACGCGATCATCGTCGGTCGGGGCGGTGGGAGCGATTCGAACCTCCAAGCCTTCAACACCGAGCGGGTCGCGGAGGCGATCTTCACCGCGAATAACCCGGTGATCACTGCGATTGGACACACCGATGACCGACTCATCGCGGATCAGGTGGCGGACGTCGCGACGATCACGCCAACCGCCGCCGGCGAGTATATCGTAAACTCCCGCCAAGAGTTCCTTGCGAGTGAGATCGAGCCGCTGGAGCAACAGCTCGACGCCGCGTACGAGACCTTCCAGCAGGAGCACGAACACGAACAGGAACTCGCCGAAGCAGTCGATGAAGCGACTGCACCCGAGGGCCTCCCACCGATTTACTACAAGGTCGCCATCGTAGTGCTGCTGTTGCTGTTGTTGGTCATCACCGGACTTTGGCTGGGGGTGATCTAA
- the xseB gene encoding exodeoxyribonuclease VII small subunit: MANDSEIHDRLSRVEEIIEQLDADECDLDEGTALHEEGKELLAEVREILDEGSGEVVELE, translated from the coding sequence GTGGCAAACGACTCCGAAATCCACGATCGACTGAGTCGCGTCGAGGAGATCATTGAACAGCTCGACGCGGACGAATGCGACCTCGATGAAGGTACAGCCCTCCACGAGGAAGGGAAGGAACTCTTGGCCGAAGTGCGAGAGATCCTCGACGAGGGGAGCGGCGAAGTTGTGGAGCTCGAGTAA
- a CDS encoding VirB4 family type IV secretion system protein, translating into MTTMRNLVLQTGSGAVGQLTEWFTNPTSAEGAALYILLAVLVGFGGKFLWGWYTEDDEEEVEFSDLLDEETIEQGAAERQLLDDIAESHKTVTAPAAIEWETRAARVGEQWTTTLYIADYPDYPNDGYLSELFEMTDVQFDLTAHITPKNQERARNELQDIADDLQVDADLEQSVRSAYLQERANEAAATYKAVENGANVFDQGMFITVRADEKEDLRDAVQKVKSALRDDPANLTPKTAICRQDLALQSAAPIGDNEFGRTSIALGGAVGALLSSPHNATILEEGGVEFGIHKDNQSPVVIDPFARDNGYAMFTVGDTGSGKSFSSKQNFIRSIEQSKDRIGIILEPLNNWAGVAEALDAKRITVGGTLGLNPLEIRETPEHVQRAMGEDASPFNEKLDDAMSFLTNFFALRGISLGDRRTTLELGLKRAYKRNGITDDISTHDNPSPTIQDMMDVFEDMVNDPEEFVVRSDEEAGKIKEDATWLLDQLRPFEDDGRHANLGQESDFDIRDEKVIYLDLAQQEGSVDSSTALTMQLLISLVYERAKVSEKEVVFYIDEARYIMQDAASLAFLETVFRHHRHHDLSIRLVTQTVDEFFEHAESEAILDQCAVKQFHRLDGMDEEWADEFGLNYAQMRFVQDAVPGNEDAGFSEALVGVDGEWRGIQVKAMPKEKQVIDFDPTSQVRSSLPGAGDDAVDTEMEEFQEELEHRATTGTNETSELNEESDAVEAEPDGGSTEETNDG; encoded by the coding sequence ATGACCACGATGCGTAACCTCGTCCTCCAGACGGGCAGCGGAGCCGTCGGCCAGCTCACGGAGTGGTTTACGAACCCAACCTCAGCTGAAGGTGCGGCTCTCTACATCCTGCTCGCGGTACTGGTCGGGTTCGGCGGGAAATTCCTCTGGGGCTGGTACACCGAAGACGACGAGGAAGAGGTCGAGTTCTCGGACCTCCTCGACGAGGAGACCATCGAACAGGGCGCGGCCGAACGCCAACTTCTCGACGACATCGCCGAGTCACACAAGACGGTGACGGCGCCGGCGGCGATCGAGTGGGAGACGCGCGCAGCACGGGTCGGCGAGCAGTGGACGACGACGCTGTACATCGCTGATTACCCGGACTACCCCAACGACGGCTACCTCTCCGAGCTCTTCGAGATGACCGACGTACAGTTCGACCTGACGGCCCACATCACGCCGAAGAATCAGGAGCGGGCCCGGAACGAACTGCAGGATATCGCTGACGACCTTCAGGTGGATGCTGATCTCGAACAGAGCGTCCGGAGTGCCTACCTACAGGAACGCGCCAACGAGGCCGCAGCGACGTACAAGGCCGTCGAGAATGGCGCGAACGTCTTCGACCAGGGGATGTTCATCACGGTCCGGGCCGACGAGAAGGAGGACCTCCGGGACGCCGTCCAGAAGGTCAAGAGCGCGCTCCGTGACGACCCGGCGAACCTCACGCCAAAGACGGCGATCTGTCGGCAGGATCTCGCCCTCCAGTCCGCCGCGCCCATCGGCGACAACGAGTTCGGGCGGACGTCGATTGCGCTCGGCGGCGCCGTCGGCGCGTTGCTGTCCTCGCCGCACAACGCGACGATTCTCGAGGAAGGCGGGGTAGAGTTCGGGATTCACAAGGACAACCAGAGCCCCGTGGTCATCGACCCGTTCGCGCGGGACAACGGGTACGCGATGTTCACCGTCGGCGACACCGGCTCGGGGAAGTCGTTCAGTTCGAAGCAGAACTTTATCCGCTCCATCGAGCAGAGCAAGGACCGTATCGGCATCATCCTCGAGCCGTTGAACAACTGGGCCGGCGTCGCCGAAGCCCTCGACGCCAAACGCATCACTGTCGGCGGGACACTCGGGCTGAACCCCTTGGAGATTCGGGAGACGCCCGAGCACGTCCAGCGGGCGATGGGCGAGGACGCGAGCCCGTTCAACGAGAAGCTCGACGACGCGATGAGCTTCCTCACCAACTTCTTCGCGCTGCGGGGCATCTCGCTGGGCGACCGCCGGACGACGCTGGAACTCGGGCTCAAGCGGGCGTACAAGCGCAACGGGATTACCGACGACATCTCGACGCACGACAACCCGAGCCCGACGATTCAGGATATGATGGACGTCTTCGAGGACATGGTCAACGACCCTGAGGAGTTCGTCGTCCGGTCCGACGAGGAGGCCGGGAAGATCAAGGAGGACGCGACGTGGCTCCTCGACCAGCTCCGCCCCTTCGAGGACGACGGTCGGCACGCCAACCTCGGCCAAGAGTCCGACTTCGACATTCGCGACGAGAAGGTCATCTACCTCGACCTCGCTCAGCAGGAGGGCAGCGTCGACAGCAGCACGGCGCTGACGATGCAGCTGCTGATCTCGCTGGTGTACGAGCGGGCGAAAGTCTCGGAGAAGGAGGTCGTGTTCTACATTGACGAGGCGCGGTACATCATGCAGGACGCCGCGAGTTTGGCGTTCCTCGAAACGGTGTTCCGGCACCACCGCCATCACGATCTCTCGATCCGGCTGGTCACGCAGACCGTTGACGAGTTCTTCGAGCACGCCGAAAGCGAGGCGATTCTGGATCAGTGTGCGGTCAAGCAGTTCCACCGCCTCGACGGGATGGACGAGGAGTGGGCCGACGAGTTCGGGTTGAACTACGCGCAGATGCGGTTCGTCCAGGACGCCGTGCCCGGCAACGAGGACGCCGGCTTCTCCGAGGCGCTGGTAGGCGTCGACGGCGAGTGGCGCGGCATTCAGGTCAAAGCGATGCCCAAGGAGAAGCAGGTCATCGACTTCGACCCGACCTCACAGGTCCGATCCTCACTGCCCGGCGCCGGCGACGACGCTGTCGATACCGAGATGGAGGAGTTCCAGGAAGAGCTCGAACACCGAGCAACGACCGGAACGAACGAAACGAGCGAACTGAACGAGGAATCAGACGCCGTCGAAGCTGAGCCAGACGGCGGGTCAACGGAGGAGACCAACGATGGCTGA